Below is a genomic region from Aurantimonas sp. HBX-1.
CTATCTGGGACGATCGTTCGCCGAATGTCAATCTTGCGTTCGTTGTTGCATGCATCAGAGCATGCATCATTTGCGCCCTTGGGCGGCTCGCGGTAGACTGGCTTCCCACAGGGAGCCCCATATGTCCGATGCAGCCGCGCTCTTCGAAACCGACAGCGTCGAGCGCAAGCCGCCTCTCGTCGAAGCCGCCTACGACGCGCTGAAACAGGCGATCCGCGACGGCATGTTTCCGCCAGGCTTCCAAGGGTCGGAACTGGAGATGGCGCACCGGCTCGGCATGAGCCGGACCCCGGTGCACCAGGCGATCATCCGCCTGCAGAGCGAAGGCATGGTGGAGCTGCGGCCGAAGCGGGGCGTGGTGATCCGCAGCCTGTCGCCGGACGACATGCGGGAGGTCTACGACGTCATCATCGCCGTCGAGGGCATGGCGGCGCTGCTGCTGGCCGAGCAGCCGGCGGCCGCCCGCCAGGCGGTCTGCGACGACCTGGAAGCCATGAACGAGGAGCTCGTCGAGGCCCTCGACCGCGACGACCTCGCCCGCTGGGCCGATGTCGATGCGCGCTTCCACGCCGTGCTCGTCGAGGGAAGCGGCAACAGCCGGCTGGCCAAGATCGCGCGGATAAACATCGACCAGTCCTACCGGGCCCGGCGGCTCACTTTGCGCTTCCGGCCGAAACCGGTGCACTCCATCGGCGAGCACCGGCGGATCATCGCCGCCGCCCGGGAAGGCGATGCGGCCGGCGCGCGGCAGATGGCGCAGGACCACAAGATCAAGGCCCGGGACCTCATCGTCGCGCTGCTGAAGCGCTACGACATGAAGCATCTCTGATCCGGCGCAG
It encodes:
- a CDS encoding GntR family transcriptional regulator, translated to MSDAAALFETDSVERKPPLVEAAYDALKQAIRDGMFPPGFQGSELEMAHRLGMSRTPVHQAIIRLQSEGMVELRPKRGVVIRSLSPDDMREVYDVIIAVEGMAALLLAEQPAAARQAVCDDLEAMNEELVEALDRDDLARWADVDARFHAVLVEGSGNSRLAKIARINIDQSYRARRLTLRFRPKPVHSIGEHRRIIAAAREGDAAGARQMAQDHKIKARDLIVALLKRYDMKHL